One region of Fragaria vesca subsp. vesca linkage group LG4, FraVesHawaii_1.0, whole genome shotgun sequence genomic DNA includes:
- the LOC101292204 gene encoding uncharacterized protein LOC101292204, with the protein MSKPRVTITLGRSGQVVERGGTSGSAQMRGERGMVSGGKRSMGDRLGSNAHGKRQRGDGIKWRGGDNTLHDSRISRNDLRLTLLRKRSLKQNGGGIAEHKQMVQRPKLSKPAHSAVSYQMSQHESETNENSFLRKIPPRESAADLYHVNSQRNFNSSQSREGFRARSPDSFQNTSYGPSSQRNFGELQSASSFRPVDAPRAGQFLRNGMVGSSQPTDFIFRTKSNPQTAKPVGQLVPTNYSMQKVSYMGEEPLSVASLLHRLGLGKYAIIFQAEEVDMSALKQMGDKDLKELGIPMGPRKKILLAVLARGKRPPPP; encoded by the exons ATGTCGAAGCCCAGGGTCACCATCACCCTCGGCCGCTCTGGTCAG GTTGTGGAGAGGGGAGGAACATCAGGCTCTGCACAAATGCGTGGCGAAAGAGGTATGGTTTCGGGAGGGAAACGATCGATGGGAGACAGGCTTGGGAGTAATGCTCATGGCAAGCG GCAACGAGGAGATGGAATAAAATGGAGAGGGGGTGACAATACATTACATG ATTCACGAATCAGTCGAAATGACCTCAGATTGACACTGTTGCGCAAAAGATCATTAAAGCAAAATGGGGGAGGTATTGCAGAACACAAGCAGATGGTCCAGCGCCCAAAGCTGTCAAAACCTGCTCATTCTGCAGTGAGCTATCAGATGTCACAGCATGAGTCAGAAACAAATGAGAATAGCTTCCTGAGAAAAATTCCTCCCAGGGAAAGTGCAGCTGATTTGTACCATGTAAATTCACAGAGGAACTTCAACTCTTCTCAAAGTAGAGAAGGATTCCGAGCTAGATCCCCTGATAGCTTTCAGAACACTTCTTATGGGCCTTCATCACAAAGAAACTTTGGTGAGCTGCAGTCAGCATCATCATTCAGGCCAGTTGACGCTCCTAGAGCTGGCCAGTTCCTCAGAAATGGTATGGTTGGTTCGTCTCAGCCAACAGACTTTATTTTCAGAACGAAGTCTAACCCTCAAACTGCCAAGCCAGTTGGACAGCTTGTGCCAACAAATTACAGCATGCAAAAAGTCTCTTATATG GGGGAAGAACCTCTAAGTGTTGCTAGTTTATTGCATAGACTTGGTTTGGGAAAATATGCTATTATTTTCCAGGCTGAAGAA GTAGACATGAGTGCTTTGAAGCAGATGGGCGATAAGGACCTCAAGGAGCTGGGTATACCAATG GGGCCAAGGAAAAAGATTCTCCTTGCAGTTCTGGCCCGTGGTAAACGACCACCGCCACCGTAA
- the LOC101293085 gene encoding U-box domain-containing protein 40-like gives MEFKEGLLRLVVQKSKETNTIYVAGDRLNEITTTARSPSRRWKLFHRSSSAIPSKPISKPQIPTEFICPISGSLMSDPVIVSSGHTFERVCVQLCKALDFTPHLVDSPPPDFTSIIPNLALKSTIINWCRNYSIAPPTPPDPVSAEKLVRASCDRRKVSVSDNESLIRGVEETPKVNFNHAATEVTRRKTHFHSSSDESVSAAALTPPLPFSTQPSCYSSRSSSSSEIETLTNPNEEEDGILAGLRSTHVSEIEAALTSLRRITRTREDARAHLCSPRLLSALKTIVVSRYINIQVNSVAALVNLSLEKSNKIKIVRSGILPPLIDVLKGGSAEAQEHASGVVFSLALDDDCKTAIGVLGALPPLLNLLNSESERTRHDSALGLYHLTLVQSNRSKLVKLGAVPVLLRMVKSGHMVGRVLLILGNLSWCGDGRAAMLDSGGVECLVGVLRGNEMDSRSSQESCVAALYGLSHGGLRFKGLAKAAGAVEVLREVEKSGSERGREKARRMLEMMRGREKEEEEEVDWEELLDSGLGSRTRFQLGCGGLSGSCVNSSEF, from the coding sequence ATGGAGTTCAAAGAGGGTCTGTTGAGATTAGTTGTCCAGAAATCCAAAGAAACCAATACCATTTACGTCGCCGGAGATAGATTAAATGAGATTACAACCACTGCCCGGAGTCCAAGCCGGAGATGGAAGCTCTTCCACAGATCCTCATCAGCAATCCCATCAAAACCTATTTCAAAGCCACAAATCCCAACAGAGTTCATTTGCCCCATTTCCGGGTCGCTAATGTCCGACCCGGTTATAGTCTCCTCGGGTCACACCTTCGAACGCGTCTGCGTCCAACTCTGCAAAGCCCTCGACTTCACTCCTCATCTCGTGGACTCTCCCCCACCTGATTTCACCTCCATCATCCCAAACCTCGCCTTGAAATCCACCATCATCAACTGGTGTCGAAATTACTCTATTGCCCCTCCGACGCCGCCCGATCCCGTCTCCGCCGAGAAGCTAGTCCGCGCATCCTGCGATCGCCGGAAAGTGTCAGTTTCCGATAACGAGTCGCTGATCCGAGGCGTGGAGGAGACGCCGAAGGTGAACTTCAACCACGCCGCGACGGAGGTGACTCGCCGGAAAACTCACTTCCACTCCAGCTCCGACGAGTCTGTCAGCGCTGCCGCGTTGACCCCGCCGCTTCCGTTCTCGACTCAGCCGAGCTGCTACTCGTCGCGGTCGTCTTCCTCTTCGGAAATCGAAACCCTAACGAATCCGAACGAGGAAGAAGACGGAATCTTGGCCGGACTGAGAAGCACGCACGTGTCGGAGATCGAGGCGGCGCTGACGTCACTGAGGAGGATCACACGGACGAGAGAAGACGCGCGGGCCCACCTCTGCAGCCCACGGCTCCTCTCCGCCTTGAAAACCATCGTTGTTTCCAGGTACATTAATATTCAGGTGAACTCAGTAGCGGCGCTGGTCAACCTTTCTCTCGAAAAGTCAAACAAGATCAAGATCGTACGCTCAGGAATTCTCCCGCCTTTAATTGATGTGCTGAAGGGGGGATCGGCTGAGGCGCAGGAGCACGCTTCCGGGGTGGTCTTCAGCTTGGCGCTGGATGACGACTGCAAGACGGCTATAGGTGTACTAGGGGCTCTCCCGCCTTTGCTTAACTTGCTCAACTCGGAGAGCGAGCGGACTCGGCACGACTCGGCGCTTGGTTTGTATCATTTGACATTGGTGCAGAGCAACCGGTCCAAGTTGGTTAAGCTCGGGGCGGTTCCGGTTCTTTTGAGGATGGTGAAGTCGGGTCATATGGTGGGTCGGGTTTTGCTCATATTGGGGAATTTGAGTTGGTGTGGGGATGGGCGGGCGGCGATGTTGGATTCGGGTGGGGTGGAGTGTTTGGTAGGGGTGTTGAGGGGGAATGAGATGGATTCCCGGTCGAGTCAGGAAAGTTGTGTGGCTGCATTGTATGGGTTGAGTCATGGGGGTTTGAGGTTTAAGGGGTTGGCGAAGGCGGCTGGGGCGGTGGAGGTGTTGAGGGAGGTGGAGAAGAGTGGGAGTGAGAGGGGGAGGGAGAAGGCGAGGAGGATGTTGGAGATGATGAGAGGGAGGGAGAAGGAGGAAGAGGAGGAGGTGGATTGGGAGGAGTTGCTTGATTCCGGGTTGGGAAGTCGAACTAGGTTTCAGCTCGGTTGTGGTGGATTGAGTGGATCTTGTGTCAACTCGTCGGAGTTTTGA